TTAAAGTCCCTCTGTTACGCTTTGTGCTGTTTACTTTTCTCTTCACTGGGCAGAAGTGGCCACGCACCAGCTTTGGATGCTCGCCTGTCTCGAAGCCATCTCCTGCGTCATTTTCAGCAGCCTGATCCCGCTCACAGTCAGTACTCGGTTCCTCTGAAATCTTCAGCCGTTGGAACTGTATTTCAATGTCTTTTGTAGGGCTGCCCTTCTTTAGGCTCCGATAGTCGTCATCGTCATCATCATCACTGAGAATATCAGATTCTTTGACAAGAACGTTAGAGAAGTCGGATGCACAGCTCTGAACGTGTTTATCGGGAGATGAATTTTTGGGCTCCTGTATGCTCTCGGTggtgtggcagctgctgctctgagtaCTGCTGCTCAGGCTGCACTCATCAGAGTCCGGGAAGGTGCCTTTCCCCTGGTCACCGTTCCACTCGCTACTGGATGAAGTCTTCAGTACCTTCAAGGACCTTGTAGAAGCTGtgcagaggaaaaaggcagttttattttttcgGCAAAACGTAAGCTGGTTATACCGTCTGTCTCAGTAGCCCACTTGTAATTACAGTGAGCGTAATCTCATTTGATAATCATCCCAGGTCAGATGTGCCAGCGTTCTGATAGCAACAGTGCAATCCCGTGTCAGCGGTTTCATTCCACCTACCCCAGGGGTATATGCTTGCCTTCATGTGTAATATATAGAGAAGCCTCCAAAAACTGTAGTAATGATTTACACACACCTGCAGGAAAGCAAGACTGACTCAGGCGCCTCAAGCACCGGAGGGCCAGGTTGTAGGCCAGAGTTGAACTGTCCCGGTTCCTGTGATGTTAAGGGGATTTTACAGACAACTGATCAGATGGAGAACTTACTTGAAGTACCAGTAGCTACTCATTTACCTAAAATGTCTGACGCCTGTTCTTAATTAGGGTATCTGCTGGGATGCAGATTTAGGGCACTGAAAGAAGCAAGACCCCTGTCTTTTGCCAGTTGTTTTAGCTTTAAATGTGATTAGGGCTGAATTACTAAAGGGAacccagaggaaagaaaacttaaTACTGCACATCAGGTGTCTTGTTTCTTcccagcaaaattaatttaggCCTTATTAAGTTTTCCCTTAAGAGGGCTAACGACACATGAAATGCGCGGATGCAGGGTGGGAGGACAGCAAGCTTGCTTATCTCCTCTAGCCTTTGTCATGCACCGAGTTGTGGAGAAACGCTACCACCTCCCcagcctgaaaaagaaatgggatTCGTGGGTCTGGCACATGACGCACTACAGACATGGTAATAATTGTGAACCTTCTGCCAGCGCTGGCGTCCAGACTGCATTTTTCACTTCGAAAACATGTTTCTTACCCAGTTTGGCTGTTGCAGGTACACGGTTCTTGAGTGGGACAAGACGATCTTTACATGTTTTCTCCAGTGGTAGGTCACATTTTATGTGACGTCTGAAGTTCTCCCGCAAAATAGAACGGATCACCTTCACAATGTTAGTCTTGTTCTCAGAGTCACTGCAAGTTTAAGAAAACAGATAACCTGATTTTCCCCTCTGAAGTAAGACACTATTGGGATAAAATCTGGGCCGCTCAGTTTTGCTGATGTGCTTTAGTGCAGTGGGCTTTTTTTGGTAGGTTGCTTTAGTAGTGGTTTTGCAGCTAACAGCTTTATGTGTTGTTAGGCATTTCGCACACACTGTGTTTTGAGATCTTGGTTACTTCCCCTTAGAAAAACGGCCTGAAAGGTAACTTCTGTACCAAGGGCTCACCCCTTAAGTAGTCTTTATCAGAAAGTAATTTCTGCTAACCAACTGAGAGTCTGATAAAGTCAGTTACAGGGCACAAATCATACTGGATCTTATGATCATACATCTGTTCAGGTTTCTGACATTGGATCACTGTGCCAAAGTCACTCCCATTTCAAATTGTTACCCTTTATGCAGTTCAGCACTGGCATAGTCCTGAATTCAAAGAGCGAGAGCCGCATTAGAAGTGCGGATGCAAAGGTCACGCGGGgggaaatattttatgttctaATTCTGTTAATGTGATTTGTCAAATACAACCCCCACATAAAGCTTACCTGCTGCACAactgaaaaattgtttctggCCTGCCTTCTAGTTCTGACTTGGTGTGAATCAGTTCCCAGATAGAGCTGTTCTCTGTTCCTGTGCATGGaaggaaatgttaatttttgtaTATTGTACATATTTCACAAAACCTTTGGCATTAGAAAGACCAGCGCAGAGCTCCTTTTCTCCTGAAGACAGTGTTAACAGAGCCATGGGTGGATCCAGAAGATCTCACCCAAGGTGGAACCCAAAGGAAAGTCCCCTGAACTCTCCTGTTCAGCAGCCTCGTGCTGCTTTTGGTCACTTGACCTTCTCTCTCAGAGTGTTGCTTTCCCCCATTCTTACTGCCCTCTCACTGCCTTCCAGCCTTTGATGGCCTTCTCCCACCTAGTGACACTTTAGAGCATTTATAGAATTGGATAGGATCATAAAGATCAactcaaaagagaaaaggaaaacacagcccTCTACTACCACAGATTACACAATCAACCTTCCCACAATCAACTTTCccacatctgaaaaaaagcaagggTCAGCACACACACAGCATAAGGGCGTCACCAGACCATCAACCATGGTAAATCGCCTTCCTGTTCTTGGTGTCTTTTCATTGGGGATTTCCATTCTGTCATTCCTTCCCATCATGTTGCATCTTACTGAACTCACAGAAGAAGCCAACATACCAAATGAATAAAGTCTGTTAATGTATAAAGGCTGTATCCCCCTCAATGTAAAGACAACAGTAGATAGTATTTTCTCAACACCTGCCTATTTCCAGAGGCTCCAGAAAGACATATGGAAGAAGCAGTGTTACAGAATTCCAGAAAAGCATTCAATCCTAAAGTCCTCAGTGCAAGGGAATTACCTGCTGTGTTCCCCAGTCGAACTTGAAGAGCAGATAAAGGAATCAGCCAACGAAATTTAAATGGATCCAGGTCCCCATAATTGTGTGCGGCACGAACATTAGTAGgctgcaaaaaggaaaacaacaaggaTGTTTCTAAGaaggaaaagttaaaaagtCGTGTTTTTTGGTGTTGCTATTAAAAGACCTGCCTCTGAGGAGAAACTACATTCATtagacttttttccttcagtgccCTAACACGTGCTTGTAAATGTAGTTGAAGTGGTGATAGACACAACCTTTGGAATTTGTAATCGcttcagcttttaaaagcacttgtttttatggataaaaataatactttgcaTATAAGTACTACTAGGGAACAAGTTTCCCATGAAGGAACCTGCAGACTGTTGATGAGCAGAATACATTAATCATGTACCTGCTGCTGCTACATTTAGAGCCCCTCCATCTGTTACGATAAGCATGGTGCAGGACTTCACCACTGGTACTCGGGATATACAGCTTGCTACTTGACTTCAGCATTCCAATCTTGTAAATGGGGACAGAGGGGGTTGTTTTTATAAtgccctttttccttcccttccaggTGGTCAAGGGCCTATAAACAGAACTCGTTAACCTACACACTACATCAAGGTGGGCCATCGTAAATGCCATCTGGAACAATTAATGATTCCTACATGACAATGTTTCATATTCCACCTGTTGGAACTAACATGGGGCTCACACAGAGAAGATGCTACTGCTTactaaataacaaaaaatatttattgctacACAAATACCATCTCACACTGCAGTAGGATCCTGTGCACAAACACCCACCACCTCCACTGATACCAGacttaccattttctttttcagtttgtagTTCTCCTTATACACCAGTATTACAGCCCtcttaaaaactaaaaaaaagaaaggaaaaaaaattaattacaggtGTAATATTCAGTGAAAATATTATCTTGGAAAAGCTGATGAATGTAGTCACAGGAATGTGAAGGATGAGATATAAAGCTTGAAAAGCACCTGCCCTGTATTAAGATGACAACTGGGTTTTTCATCCTGGACTTGTTTGTGCAATggcagtattttttcctcaaattttgTTCTGACAGTTTAGGATGAAGCCATTCTGCACCTTTACTTTGAAACTACCAGCAGCCTGTCTCCTGGTAGGTGAAGCAGTCTTCATATAAACAAATATAGCAGATGTAGGTGAGATATAAAGgtacaggttttctttttgtaattgGTGGATGTTTTCAAGTGGAGTGAAGGGCCTATAGCAAGAGAGGGCTGTGAAAAAGACACTAAGTCTGTTCTTCCTACACTTCAGCATTTGCTTAGTTGGAAATTCAAACATCTCAATTCCTACTTCTCCATTTGCAGGAATTCTCTGGTTTCCACAACATCCAACTGGAGCAGCTCACTAACATTGTCTAACCTTTTAGCCTCCAGAGAGGCAGGGATCAGGAGCAGAAACATGGGGGCATTGAAGCTCCAGCTGAACTAAGGGATGGCTCTGCGGAGCAGTCTTGGATCCCAGATCGAACTCGAGGGCAGTACAGCTCTATCCCTGCTCATGCATCCACATTTCCTTTCagtggaaaaggagagaggagcaGTGGTATGTAGCTGAGTCTCTTCCCTGCCTGAAGCCAGGATGCAGCCATAGCAAGCACTGCATTTACCCCAGAGCTTGGTGGTTTCCCTCAGTTGCACGTATTAGGTACATTTTCTCAGATGCCCATGTAGGGTTTGAAGTGAGAATAAAACTCAGTTTCCCAAGTGGCAGACAAGTAGTCTGCCATTTATTCATACATGTCCTGCTGGGAAGCGTCTGGCATACACGGATCACTGCTTAGCTCATCCAAGGACCTGGGAGGTAGCTCCTGTATGTTTCCTGGTGGAGGCATCCCCTCCCCTAACCTGTCATGCTTCCTGGGGGAGGAGCGCACAACAGCTCTGAGATGGAGAAACTTGCCTCTCATCAACCTGGAGTCGTTCTGTAGGTCTTTATCCAATGAcactttgaagaaaattttttgaaagaaatggacATGCACCTGCGATGTTTCACAGGGAGATTTAATCACTTAGGTAAGTATTAAATGATTAATTGTATATATACTATTAAATAAAACTCTTGGTTGTAATGCTTTCATTTCCATATTCATTTCTCAGGTTAAATTATTATAATCTGGATGGGGATTTCAATGCAGCAGCTGTAAAGCAGAGGTTAGCCTAAGTTCCCAAGAGTAGAATAAATCACCATTTTCCTACCAGCCTCCTCTGAAAGCTTGGTTTAGCAGATTGCTCTAAAGAGAATATTGTCTCTTGAAAATCACCAATTTCCCTAGTTCACACAtaggcaggaaagcagctgaggTTGGCTCACAGagcaaacagcaacagcaaacaaACGAATGGAAACTTTTCTCATATTAAGAAATATATCTAcgtatttttttcagataaaagtCTACCCTAGATATCACAtggctgcagggaaaggagatggTGGCTTTCATCTTGTGAGAAGCTTTAATATGGTGATCTTTAGATTTGAAAGAGCAGAGAGTCGTTAAGGAAGACACTTACCAAACACTGTAAGTTCAAGGTCTTTTCTTGCTTTGCCCAGTGATGGGAAAGGGTTCAGCCAAGAAACTGTAGAGTGCATCAGAAGTTCTCCCATTGAAAGCTCTGTCACCTGTATTAAATTATAACAGTAAATAATATAAATAGGTAGTATAAATATACACATCAGTGCTGCGATCCACATATGCAAGTAAAACATTAATGAGTACACATCAATAACTTTAAGGATccatgttttctgtatttacagtATGTAcagagagaaaggcagagagatcTGCACTACAGCAGGAAAGTGTGAGTAATCCCCTTTGTAAAATACATAACAACTATAGAAAGTAATAGCCCCTAAGTTATGGAAGCTGGATAGAAATTCTTACTATTAATATATCAGAAGAATATTAAGTTCGTCCGATGATCTGTCACTCACACATAGCCACTTGTGAACTGGCTGATTTATTAGCTGTAAGTATCTTTAATTTCTATAGAGTAATTAGTACTAATGACACTGCCAATGGCAGAATTAATGGAGGTCTTGTACTCTGAGGCTGCTTGCTTCTGTCAGACACAACGTAACGCTGAAGACTCTCCCAGACTGTCAAGTTTTGTTTCCCCATAAATGATAGGAAACCAGGTAGCCTACAGGGGTGATTTGGCATTTATTAGGAGGAAATGAAACAACTGAGATGGCATTTCTCATTATCTGATCTTCACCTTTATGGTTTTGATCTGCTTAGTAAGTGTTTGATGTAAATAGCTAAGTTCAGACCTTGCTGCCCCAGTTCTGGGAGATGCGTGCACACAGTCTGTTTAACTAATGGTTTTTGCTCTGACAGATACCCGCGGATGCCTCAGCGCTGGAAGCATAGCAAATGAGAATAACAGACCTTAATGTAAAATCCGTCAAATtgctattttcatttatatggGTGAGAAAAATATCTTAAGAACTTAAATCGTCCAGAGCATAAAATCTGAGTGCCTTGGGGCATGGATAATCTCTGCAACATTTGAGAAGAGGAGGATTTCTCCTAGTGAGAATTACGTCTAGTCCTGCTTGCAATTCCTGTCAGTCCAGAAGGCGGGTCTGGCAGCTGTCTGAAAATTTTACCGTAACCTACTGATGAAAAGAAACTTGACAGGCAGATATGAAACGGAAGTCAAAATATTAAAGGAGAATGGAGGAAGCTCAGCACAAATAAGTTCCCAAAATTACCTCAAGGACAGATAAAACACCCAATGGCAAGCAGGACGATGCTTCAGAAGCTAATAAAACACATTGTTCCTTCTCTTACCTCCTTCTCTGCTCCACTTTGATCTGCAACCAGTTGGTCAAATACAGTGCCATAATCTTCATATATCTTCTGCATCTCGTTGATGTGACTTGCTACTTTTTCCATTGCCTTCAGCGCTTCTATAAGGTTTAAAAATTTCATAGACAGCTATGTAATTCAATTGTATCTTCTAAATATGACATTTTTTATTGAATTCCACTGGAGGCAGGCAAAACAACGCAGTGTTCCCAAGGTGTGGTGAACAGAATTCTAGCTTTATATCTGTGCTTTCTCATAGCAACAGTAGAAGGTGTGCTTCCTGATCAGAGTGAGTGAAAAACGCTCATCTGGCATCTTAAGTGCCtgaaaaggctgcagtaagCATTCCAGTGATAATCCCCCAGGTGTATGAATGTTCCTATCAACATGATAGTAAACAAGGTTAGGTTTTGCATCTTGTGTATATAGGGCCACTAGGATCTCTAGGGTAATCTACACCCATACTAGGATAAGTCATCTGATGAGCTTTAATGGAAACAAATTACATTTGGCTCACCAAAGAACAGACAAAGAAATAGTGCTAGGTTGTACAAGTTCCTCGAGGATCGTACCCATGAAATTAAATGCTGGTGGCCAGGTTTtgtctacattttcttttctaagaatGACATTAGATTTCATTAGACTTTTGTGTGAAGTCATAAAGGAGTTGGAGAAGGGCACTTAGTTTCTCCAGTCCTGCCAATTCTTAATGGTGCAGCCTTTTAGAAGTTTGGCATCCATTCTGACCTGCAAGTCAGTCACCCCCAGCTTGCTTGCATGGGTAAGGGAGCAGTATTAGAAGCTCCCTTTGAAGTCAGTAACAGCCTCATGACTTTTTGCTGACAATGCATTTTGCCTGAAtatgttttgttaaaatgaCAATCTTTCCATAAAATAAATCTCTAGAGTTTCATCACCAGGTGCTGACAGACCTGAACTGGAATTTGCCAGGGTGAAGTCCCAAGCGTGCAAGCCTAGAAAAGCATCA
This Phalacrocorax aristotelis chromosome 3, bGulAri2.1, whole genome shotgun sequence DNA region includes the following protein-coding sequences:
- the TIAM2 gene encoding rho guanine nucleotide exchange factor TIAM2 isoform X3, coding for MPAFRRSKTRAKSLALARKTQQQAAAAYGSLHRMFSVSAEQISALCRNFQEVQASGMEGQKDNQDPPPRPLARHLSDADRLRKVIQELMDTEKSYVKDLSCLFELYLEPLQNETFLTQDEMESLFGSLPEMLDFQKVFLETLEDGISSSSDFNTLETPSQFRKLLFSLGGSFLYYADHFKLYSGFCANHIKVQKVLERAKTDSAFKAFLDARNPTKQHSSTLESYLIKPVQRVLKYPLLLKELVSLTDNESEEHYHLTEALKAMEKVASHINEMQKIYEDYGTVFDQLVADQSGAEKEVTELSMGELLMHSTVSWLNPFPSLGKARKDLELTVFVFKRAVILVYKENYKLKKKMPTNVRAAHNYGDLDPFKFRWLIPLSALQVRLGNTAGTENSSIWELIHTKSELEGRPETIFQLCSSDSENKTNIVKVIRSILRENFRRHIKCDLPLEKTCKDRLVPLKNRVPATAKLASTRSLKVLKTSSSSEWNGDQGKGTFPDSDECSLSSSTQSSSCHTTESIQEPKNSSPDKHVQSCASDFSNVLVKESDILSDDDDDDDYRSLKKGSPTKDIEIQFQRLKISEEPSTDCERDQAAENDAGDGFETGEHPKLVRGHFCPVKRKVNSTKRNRGTLTAMQERHQSLDSHSDATNLDLNSILEREFSVQSLTSVVNEDCFYEALERHGKS